From Solanum lycopersicum chromosome 8, SLM_r2.1, the proteins below share one genomic window:
- the LOC101250326 gene encoding alpha,alpha-trehalose-phosphate synthase [UDP-forming] 5 encodes MVSRSYSNLLDLISDDSPTFGRGGRKLSRVATVAGVLSELDDESRSNASDAPSSVTQERMIIVGNQLPLRAHRRQDGEEGWNFSWDEDSLLLQLKDGLGEDVEVIYVGSLKEEIDPSQQDDVAQTLLETFKCVPAFIPPELFSKFYHGFCKQHLWPLFHYMLPLSPDLGGRFDRSLWQAYVSVNKIFADKVMEVINPDDDFVWVHDYHLMVLPTFLRKRFNRVKLGFFLHSPFPSSEIYRTLPVRDEILRALLNSDLIGFHTFDYARHFLSCCSRMLGISYQSKRGYIGLEYYGRTVSIKILPVGIHMVQLQSVLDLPETETRVAELRDKFRGQTVLLGVDDMDIFKGISLKLLAFELLLSQHPDQRGKLVLVQIANPARGRGKDVQEVQAETYATVKRINQKFGRTGYEPVILVDKPLQFYERIAYYAIAECCLVTAVRDGMNLIPYEYVICRQGTEKLDATLGLNPTAPKKSMLVVSEFIGCSPSLSGAIRVNPWNIDAVSEAMDSALIVSEAEKQMRHEKHYRYVCTHDVAYWAQSFLQDLERACRDHVRRRCWGIGFGLGFRVVALDPSFRKLSVEHIVSAYKRTKHRAILLDYDGTMTVRNSISKGPNAEVISILNSLCRDPKNIVFIVSGKDTKTLTQWFSSCETLGLAAEHGYFVRPNHDAKWETCVAVVDFYWKQIAEPVMSLYTETTDGSFIDSKESALVWNYQYADPDFGSCQAKELLDHLESVLANEPVTVKSGQNIVEVKPQGVSKGLVAARLLETMQKKGTVPDFVLCIGDDRSDEDMFEVIMGAVASASLSPVAEVFACTVGQKPSKARYYLEDTTEILRMLQGLASASENSAKHVSISPQRVIIDRE; translated from the exons ATGGTTTCAAGGTCATATTCCAACTTACTAGATCTTATTTCTGATGATTCGCCAACATTTGGCCGAGGGGGTAGAAAGCTTTCGAGGGTAGCAACTGTGGCTGGGGTTTTATCTGAGCTTGATGATGAAAGTAGAAGTAATGCTTCTGATGCTCCATCATCAGTTACTCAAGAGAGGATGATAATTGTGGGGAATCAACTCCCTCTTAGAGCTCATAGGAGACAAGATGGTGAGGAAGGATGGAACTTTAGTTGGGATGAGGATTCCCTTCTTTTACAGCTCAAagatggtcttggagaagatgTAGAAGTGATTTATGTAGGCAGCCTTAAAGAAGAAATTGATCCGAGTCAACAAGATGATGTGGCTCAAACTTTGCTCGAAACGTTCAAATGTGTACCAGCTTTTATACCACCTGAGTTGTTCAGTAAATTCTATCATGGTTTCTGTAAACAGCATTTATGGCCTTTATTTCACTACATGCTTCCGCTATCTCCAGATCTTGGTGGCCGGTTTGATCGTTCGCTGTGGCAAGCTTATGTCTCGGTGAATAAAATCTTTGCAGACAAAGTAATGGAGGTCATTAATCCTGATGATGATTTTGTCTGGGTTCATGATTACCATTTGATGGTGTTACCAACATTCTTGAGAAAGAGGTTTAACAGAGTGAAGCTTGGTTTCTTCCTCCATAGCCCATTTCCATCGTCGGAGATATACCGAACTCTACCAGTAAGAGATGAGATTCTACGCGCACTGTTGAACTCTGACTTGATAGGCTTTCATACCTTTGATTATGCTAGACATTTCCTTTCTTGTTGTAGTAGAATGCTTGGCATTTCATATCAATCTAAACGAGGTTATATAGGATTAGAGTACTATGGCCGCACTGTTAGCATTAAGATTCTGCCAGTTGGAATACATATGGTTCAACTTCAATCAGTGCTGGACCTTCCCGAGACAGAGACCAGGGTTGCTGAGCTGCGAGATAAATTCCGCGGTCAGACAGTGTTACTTGGAGTTGATGACATGGATATATTCAAAGGAATAAGCTTGAAGCTTTTGGCCTTTGAGCTCCTGCtctctcagcatccagatcagaGGGGTAAATTGGTGTTGGTTCAAATTGCAAATCCTGCCAGAGGCCGAGGGAAAGATGTGCAGGAAGTCCAGGCTGAAACTTATGCAACTGTAAAGAGAataaatcagaaatttggaaGGACTGGATATGAACCAGTTATCCTGGTTGATAAGCCTCTTCAGTTCTACGAGCGTATTGCTTACTATGCTATCGCGGAGTGCTGTCTTGTTACTGCAGTAAGGGACGGAATGAATCTAATACcttatgaatatgttatatGCCGGCAAGGAACGGAGAAGCTGGATGCTACCTTGGGCTTGAACCCCACTGCACCAAAGAAGAGCATGTTGGTGGTTTCTGAGTTTATTGGTTGCTCTCCATCTCTCAGTGGTGCAATAAGGGTCAATCCATGGAATATTGATGCTGTTTCTGAAGCTATGGATTCTGCTTTAATTGTCTCTGAGGCAGAGAAGCAGATGCGGCATGAGAAGCACTATAGATATGTGTGCACTCATGATGTGGCATATTGGGCTCAGAGCTTTTTGCAAGATCTTGAAAGAGCATGTAGGGATCATGTGAGAAGGAGGTGTTGGGGTATTGGATTTGGCTTAGGATTCCGTGTGGTTGCTTTAGATCCTAGCTTCCGGAAACTGTCAGTTGAGCATATTGTATCAGCTTACAAAAGGACCAAGCACCGGGCAATCCTTTTGGATTATGATGGTACAATGACAGTCAGAAACTCTATCAGCAAGGGTCCAAATGCAGAGGTTATCAGTATCTTAAACAGCTTGTGCAGGGATCCAAAGAATATTGTTTTCATTGTTAGTGGAAAAGACACAAAGACTTTAACTCAGTGGTTTTCTTCGTGTGAAACACTAGGGCTTGCAGCAGAGCATGGCTATTTTGTGAG GCCAAATCACGATGCCAAATGGGAAACTTGTGTTGCAGTAGTAGATTTTTATTGGAAGCAGATTGCTGAGCCTGTAATGAGCCTCTACACAGAAACCACTGATGGTTCTTTCATAGATAGCAAGGAAAGCGCACTTGTTTGGAATTACCAATATGCAGATCCAGATTTTGGCTCATGTCAGGCAAAAGAGCTTCTAGATCACTTGGAAAGCGTTCTTGCAAATGAACCGGTTACCGTCAAGAGTGGCCAGAACATTGTAGAAGTGAAGCCTCAG GGTGTCAGCAAAGGTCTTGTAGCAGCACGTCTCCTAGAAACAATGCAGAAGAAAGGAACGGTACCAGACTTCGTGCTCTGCATAGGGGATGATCGATCAGATGAGGATATGTTCGAGGTTATAATGGGTGCTGTCGCAAGTGCCTCACTTTCCCCCGTTGCTGAAGTGTTTGCTTGCACAGTTGGCCAGAAACCAAGCAAGGCCAGGTATTATTTGGAGGACACTACAGAGATTTTAAGAATGTTGCAGGGCCTGGCTTCTGCTTCTGAGAATTCTGCTAAACATGTTTCGATATCTCCTCAACGCGTAATCATTGACCGAGAATAG